Proteins found in one Rhinolophus ferrumequinum isolate MPI-CBG mRhiFer1 chromosome 9, mRhiFer1_v1.p, whole genome shotgun sequence genomic segment:
- the DDOST gene encoding dolichyl-diphosphooligosaccharide--protein glycosyltransferase 48 kDa subunit yields MELRAASHAWSLLWLLQLPLLGLVGASGPRTLVLLDNLNLRETHSLFFRSLKDRGFELTFKTADDPSLSLIKYGEFLYDNLIIFSPSVEDFGGNINVETISTFIDGGGSVLVAASSDIGDPLRELGSECGIEFDEEKTAVIDHHNYDVSDLGQHTLIVADTENLLKAPTIVGKSSLNPILFRGVGMVADPDNPLVLDVLTGSSTSYSFFPDKPITQYPHAVGKNTLLIAGLQARNNARVIFSGSLDFFSDAFFNSAVQKATPGSQRYPQTGNYELAVALSRWVFKEEGVLRVGPVSHHRVGETAPPNAYTVTDLVEYSIVIEQLSNGRWIPFDGDDIQLEFVRIDPFVRTFLKKKGGKYSVQFKLPDVYGVFQFKVDYNRLGYTHLYSSTQVSVRPLQHTQYERFIPSAYPYYASAFSMMAGLFLFSIVFLHMKEKEKSD; encoded by the exons ATGGAGCTCCGCGCTGCGTCCCATGCTTGGTCCCTCTTGTGGCTGCTGCAGCTGCCCTTGCTTGGCTTGGTCGGTGCCAGCGGTCCCCGCACTTTAGTGCTGCTGGACAACCTCAACCTGCGGGAGACGCATTCGCTTTTCTTCCGGAGCCTGAAGG ATCGGGGCTTTGAACTCACATTCAAGACCGCAGATGATCCCAGCCTGTCGCTTATTAAGTACGGGGAGTTCCTTTATGACAATCTCATCATCTTCTCTCCCTCGGTAGAAG attttgggggCAACATCAATGTGGAGACCATCAGTACCTTTATTGATGGTGGAGGCAGCGTCCTGGTAGCTGCCAGCTCAGACATTG GTGACCCACTTCGAGAGCTGGGCAGTGAGTGTGGGATCGAGTTTGATGAAGAGAAGACTGCTGTCATTGACCATCACAACTATGACGTCTCAGACCTTGGCCAG CATACGCTCATCGTGGCTGACACGGAGAATCTGCTGAAGGCCCCGACCATCGTTGGGAAATCATCTCTGAACCCCATTCTCTTTCGAGGTGTTGG GATGGTGGCTGACCCTGACAACCCTTTGGTATTGGACGTCCTGACAGGCTCTTCCACTTCTTACTCTTTCTTCCCGGATAAACCGATCACCCAG TATCCCCATGCAGTGGGGAAGAACACCCTCCTGATCGCCGGGCTGCAGGCCAGGAACAACGCCCGGGTCATCTTCAGCGGCTCCCTTGACTTCTTCAGTGATGCCTTCTTCAACTCAGCCGTGCAGAAGGCCACGCCCGGCTCCCAGAG GTATCCCCAGACAGGCAACTACGAGCTGGCTGTGGCCCTCTCCCGCTGGGTGTTCAAGGAGGAGGGTGTACTCCGTGTGGGGCCTGTGTCCCACCATCGGGTGGGCGAGACAGCCCCACCCAATGCCTACACGGTCACTGACCTGGTG GAGTACAGCATTGTGATTGAACAGCTCTCAAATGGCAGATGGATCCCCTTTGATGGGGATGACATTCAGCTGGAGTTTGTCCGCATCGATCCTTTTGTTAGGACCTTCTTGAAGAAGAAAG GTGGCAAGTACAGCGTCCAGTTCAAGTTGCCTGACGTGTACGGTGTGTTCCAGTTTAAAGTGGATTACAACCGCCTAGGCTACACTCACCTATACTCATCCACTCAG GTGTCAGTGAGGCCACTCCAGCACACGCAGTACGAGCGCTTCATCCCCTCAGCCTACCCCTACTACGCCAGTGCCTTCTCCATGATGGCCGGACTCTTCCTCTTCAGCATCGTCTTCTTACacatgaaggagaaggagaagtccGACTGA